DNA sequence from the Methanolobus sp. ZRKC5 genome:
GTATTCTTATTCAGAATGGAAGAAAATAGGTTTCTACGAAGGTACTTTGCATTTATAGTTACTAACTTAACATTTTTAACTTATCATCCAGAAATGTCTCAATCCATTTTCTTGCGAAGCTAATCTTTGATGAACAATCAATAAACGCCTCAGCAATCAGATTTTTCATATGATCCAGATCTTTCACAAAATTGCGAGAAATAATTCTTTTGACACTTTTCCAGATGAATTCGATTGGATTCAAGTCGGGTGAATATGGAGGTAAATAGACCAATTCAATATCATTTGCCTGTGCAAATTCCACTGTATATTTTGCTCGATGTGATCTAAAATTGTCGAGAATAATTACGATTCTCTCTCCCATGTTATTGTTTTTAACAGCTGATAAAAACGAACATACATCCTCCTTGGTTGAATGTTCTTTGAAATCAATAACAGAATTACCATTCAATGCATAAAAACCGAAGGAGTTTGCTTTTATCCTGGTTGTGTTTTTGAAGATGGCAGGTTTATTGAAAGACCATAAACGAACCGTATTTGATGTTGTTTGGGGAGATGATTCATCAAGAAATCCGATAACGCAATCATCATCGATTAACGGTAAGTTTTTTTTAAACAATCTTCTGCATTTTGTGGTCTTCGATAATCATGCGCATATGGTTTGGCATGATGCATGCCAAACTTCTTCAAGATCACTAGTATTTGCTTAATGGTGTATTGAACCTTAAATTCATTATAAATGAGTTCCTGAACTTCTTTTGTAGACCAATCATCTCTTTCATGTAACATGTCCCTTAGTTTTTCTTTTTGATCATCAGTGAGTTTGGAAGGACATCCTCCTGAAAACCTAGGCTTTAATCCTTCATATCCGTCTTGATTCCACCGCTCTTGCCATTGATATGCAACGGGTTTTGATATCCCTACAAGTTTAGCTGCTTCATTAACAGAAGCTCCTTCATAACGATGTTTAACAAAATATAAACGTTGTAGAACTCGTGTGTCTTTCTCTAATGACTTAATATGTTTAAGCAATTCTTCTGATGAAAGATGATGCTTTATCGGAATTTGTTTGGGTTTAGCCATACAGTATTGTTATACTCAATTAGTATTAATAGTTTGGTTAATAACTATATATGAAAAATAGTGCTGAATCTATTAACTCTGAATGCTATGCGAGATAAAGACCATAGATGTAGAAAGGATGTTGATTAACCAAAGAGGAAACTTGAGCTTGAATAACCTGGCGAAAAAGAAGACGCCAGTATTTTTATAAATAAAAAATGGTAACTATTCAGCCTGATAAAAACACTATCAATAGCAATCTTGACAAAAAGTTGAGACCTACATTTTATTAGGATCATTAATTTTGATTGTTGCCATTGATTGCTTTTTTGATTCTTAGGTTGTTAGTGAGCAGACATCTCTATTTCGATGAAATCAGTACCAATAGGCAAATCGTGCCAGGCTGAATAGTTACTAAAAAATAAAAAAAAGAGATGGAGACTTATTAATTATTCGTAGACGGTGGCAATATAACCATATCTATTACATGGATGACTCCATTACTGGTTTCAATATCTGCCTGCACTACGTTTGCATCGCCAACCATTACATTCCCGTCGGTTATGTGCACGATAACCTCTTCACCCTGTACCGTTTCAAGAGCCATCATATCTGACAGATCTGTTGACATTGCTTCCCCTGCAACTACATGATAGGTAAGTATGGCTGTAAGTGCCTCCTCATCTTGCAACAATGAATCAAGAGTACCTTCGGGTAATGCATCAAATGCTTCATCAGTTGGTGCAAATACTGTAAATGGTCCTTCACCACTTAAGGTTTCATCAAGTCCTGTTGCCTGAAGTGCAGTCACAAGAGTATTAAATGAACCAGCAGCTACCGCGGTCTCTACAATATCCATTTCTTCTGCTTGGGGTTGCTCTGCACAGCCTGATAAAAGAACAGTTGTTGCAACAAGCAAAGCCACTATTATTTTGTATAATTTCATTTACTCCACTCCTCTAAATTTTTTATATTGAGTTCAATTGTGTTTTTTTTATGAACAAATAATGATGCTTTTCTATAGAATATATAGATTCTGTATTCTTTTGTGATGGTTTATTTTTTTCAGTATACTTCGATGCAAAAAAGCATTGCAGAAGCTCAATTATTATATCATGTGTTTGAAAGTAAGTTTACACACAAAAATACTGGTTTGTTATAAATTTTCATACAATTCTAATAAAAATAGATTAAAATGTTAATTGAGAAAATTCATCCATAATTTAATCATCCAGAATCCAAATTTGATAGGGAAACAGAGGTACTTGAGAGGAAGCATGTTCAGGCTGATTCTGGTATCTATATTGGAAAGGAAGCAAACAATATTGATGAACAGGCTCTTGATGTGAAAAAAACTCAAGAGTTCATCAATGAGAAAACTGCCTATGAACTCATTCTAAATCTAACTCCTGAAAGGCAAGAGAAATAGGGGCGAAGCATAGGAGTGCTTTGACTTATTTGAAGAAAAAAGCAAAGGAAATCCCATGCTACTGCCGGGACTCGAACCCGGATTCATGGCTTGAAAACCCACGAAGCAGATTAGCCATTCACTCTGAATGTTAATGTAAGAGAAGATTGGAACTGAAAGTTTCTTTTGTTGAATTACATAAAATGTTTCAGGGCGTACCGCTGGAACTGATATAATATAGATAACAAATTCTGCGAGCGATTAGTTGCGTCAGCAACTATATATCCATTAGGTGCATTACAAGCTATAATAGTTGCGTCTGCAACTAATTGGGTGGATAATATAGTGAGATAATAAAATGGACTGGATCAACGTTTGCAAAAAAAGGTGTACAAATGTGCGAGAATGAATTCATTGGGAAGTTTATCTCATATCTTCACAGGTATGGACAAATCTATATTGAAAAAAAAATGGAGCCATATAGTCTTGGAAGTGGACAGTTTTCTTTTCTTATGCGATTGTATCACGAGGATGGTGTCAATCAGGAATATCTTTCAAACTATCTGAAGATGGATAAGGCCACTACTACAAGGGCTCTTAAGAAGCTTGTTGATGAAGGCTATGTTTTCAGGCAGGTTGATGAGGAAGACAGGCGATCATACAGGATCTTTCTTAGCGAGAAAGGGAAAAAACTGGAACCTGAAATGAAAAAGATAGCTTCGGAGTGGGAGGACATTCTCTTATCCGGTTTTGATTACAGTCAAAGAAAAGATATCATGAACTCACTTGAAATGATGTTTAAAAACGTATCCCAAAGAATGCAGGATAAATAGGTAAGATCATGCAATTTAAAAATACTCATCTTCTAATGCTTTGTATTACTGCCTTTTTTGCAATGGCAGGAAGTGCTATTTTAGCACCAGTGTTGCCAGAGATGGTGACACCTCTGAATACAACATCTCATGAAATCGGACTGTTGATATCGGTCTACACTATCTCAACAGCTATTTTCACACTGGTTATTGGACATTTCATTGACCGTGTGAACCGTAAAAGTATACTGGTCCCATGTCTTGTCATCTATGGCCTGATGGGACTTGTAAGTTATTTTGTCTCAGACCTACAATCACTTCTTGTCATGAGGTTCATACAGGGTATTGGCGTGGCAGGAATGATGTCTTTGACTATGCTGGTCATTGGGGATGTGTACAAAGGCCATGAAAGTGTACATGCAATGAGCAGGGTTAGTATGGCTTTTGCCATTGGAGCGGTATCTGCCCCCCTCATAGGTGGAGGACTAGCAATTTTGGGATGGAACTATCCGTTCCTTTTCTATGCACTTTCACTGCCATTCGCTTTTCTTGTAATATTTTTCCTTCCGGAAACAAAGGTTCAGAAGGAAAATGGCAGCCATAAAGGTATATTTAATGTGCTTCCAGCACTCAAGGATTTGCGAATACTATATACGGTATTCCTGAGCTTTGCTATTTTCTTCCTATTATTTTCAGTGATTATCTACATGCCCTTTATGCTTAAGGCTGTATTTGGTTATACGGCAAAGCAAGCAGGACTTGTATTGGCATTCCAGGGACTAGCTGTTATTCTAATGGCATCCCGCGTAAAGGTCCTGGTCACTAAACATTCGATGATACAAGTGATTGCCACTGGTTTTGCACTTGTCGGACTGGCAATACTATCTATTTCATTTGCGAATTCAATTGTCATAGTTCTTCTTTTAATGTTGCTGTTTGGAGCTGGTTATGGGCTTGCCCAAACCACAATTGATGCACAGATAATTCAGATATCCTCTTCAGAATCAAGAGGTGGGGTATTATCCATACACAACACCATGAAGTACACTGGCCAGAGTCTTTCCCCCATAGTGTTTGGTATAGTCCTATTAAATTTTAACATTGACACGGTTTTTATGATATCAGGTTTCCTGGGGTTGCTCATTGCTCTGACAACGTATTTAATGAAGGCTATTTTTGAAAAAACATCTGATGTGCATGTAAAAAATAGAAAAACATCATTGCCGTATTCAGTCTCCCCTGAACCTTTAGATGATAGGTAGCCTGAATAAGAATTTATACTGAAATTCGAGATATACTTGCTTCAGGATATTTGACAGATATTTGGGTAATGCATCTACTCAACCATGTATGCTTTTTACCCAATTCTGATATCCCACAAAATACAGATGCGGCTGCCGGGACTCGAACCCGGGTTCATGGCTTGGGAAGCCACGGTCATACCACTAAACCACAGCCGCACATCAAAAAATTGTAATCTGTAATATTACGTTCGAGATTATAGATTTTGTGGTGATGGGAGCCTGCAATCTTTTTTTAATATTTACTAAAGACATTGCTCCGATTCACTGAGCATTGCTGTAGATTTTGCAGAATTGTCCACTGGCAGATGAATAAGAAATTTCGGCCAGGACATATAATAAATAGTAATATATTAGTTATGTACATAGAAATATGATATCGATTTCTGCAAAACAAAATACCAGGATAGTAGAATAGGAGATACACTATGAAATTAACAACAACATTTATTTTAATCATTTTATTGATAGCAGGTTTTTCTGCGGGATGTATCGGCACCGAAGAGGATACACAGGTTCCCAACACAGGCGAACTTTACAAAGCAAGCATGTATGCTGAAGCAATTGCATCTGTTGATAACATACAGATGGACAACCCATACTACACCTATGCATTGAACTACAAAGGAGAATCCCTCAATGCACTTAGCAGGTATGATGAAGCAATAGAATGTTACAATGAGATTATAGAGATAGACCCCCAGAATAGTGAAGCATGGGTTAACAAGGGTGATTCTCTTCTCCAACTTAATGAATATGATGAAGCAGACGTATGCTATAACAAATCAATAGAGATCGATCCGGAATTTGATGAGGCATGGTCTGGAAAAGGATGCGTACTGTACTATCATGACAGGTATAACGAGTCAATGGATTACTTTGAAAAATCAATTGAATATTCCAACAAAACGATAAGTTCCGACCCGGATAACCTTGAAGCATGGTATAACAAAGGAATATGCTACGCATATCTTGGAATGAACAACGAAACACTCGAATGCTGTGAGAAGGTAACGGAGATCAATCCTAAATTTGCAAGCGCATGGGAAGGGAAAGGGTATGCACTTAGTGAACTTGGCAGATATGACGAAGCAATCCAGTGTTACGATAAAGCAGTAGATATCAACCCTGAAAGTGCCTATGCATGGGAATCAAAAGGGTATACTCTCACTGAACTTGAGAGATACGACGAGGCAATAGAATGCTACGATAAAGCAATAGAACTCAATCAGGAAGATGTTTATGCATGGGAAGGAAAAGGGTATGCGCTTTACAAACTTGACAGATATGATGAAGCAATTGAATGCTATGATAAAGCAATAGAGCTCGAACCGGAATATGCCTATTCATGGGGAGTAAAAGGGTATGCACTTGACAAACTTGGCAGATATGACGAAGCCATAGAGTGTTATGATAAAGCACTAGAAATCTATCCAGAATTTTCAGGCGTATGGGATGCAAATGGAGATGTGCTTAACGAACTTGGCAGATATGATGAAGCAATTGAATGCTACAATAAAGCAATAGAGCTCGAACCGGAATTTGCAGATGCATGGGAAGGAAAAGGAGATACGCTTAGCGAACTTGGCAGAACTGATGAAGCAAATGAATGCTATGATAAAGCAGAAGAA
Encoded proteins:
- a CDS encoding fasciclin domain-containing protein, with amino-acid sequence MKLYKIIVALLVATTVLLSGCAEQPQAEEMDIVETAVAAGSFNTLVTALQATGLDETLSGEGPFTVFAPTDEAFDALPEGTLDSLLQDEEALTAILTYHVVAGEAMSTDLSDMMALETVQGEEVIVHITDGNVMVGDANVVQADIETSNGVIHVIDMVILPPSTNN
- a CDS encoding MarR family transcriptional regulator → MCENEFIGKFISYLHRYGQIYIEKKMEPYSLGSGQFSFLMRLYHEDGVNQEYLSNYLKMDKATTTRALKKLVDEGYVFRQVDEEDRRSYRIFLSEKGKKLEPEMKKIASEWEDILLSGFDYSQRKDIMNSLEMMFKNVSQRMQDK
- a CDS encoding MFS transporter codes for the protein MQFKNTHLLMLCITAFFAMAGSAILAPVLPEMVTPLNTTSHEIGLLISVYTISTAIFTLVIGHFIDRVNRKSILVPCLVIYGLMGLVSYFVSDLQSLLVMRFIQGIGVAGMMSLTMLVIGDVYKGHESVHAMSRVSMAFAIGAVSAPLIGGGLAILGWNYPFLFYALSLPFAFLVIFFLPETKVQKENGSHKGIFNVLPALKDLRILYTVFLSFAIFFLLFSVIIYMPFMLKAVFGYTAKQAGLVLAFQGLAVILMASRVKVLVTKHSMIQVIATGFALVGLAILSISFANSIVIVLLLMLLFGAGYGLAQTTIDAQIIQISSSESRGGVLSIHNTMKYTGQSLSPIVFGIVLLNFNIDTVFMISGFLGLLIALTTYLMKAIFEKTSDVHVKNRKTSLPYSVSPEPLDDR
- a CDS encoding tetratricopeptide repeat protein, whose product is MKLTTTFILIILLIAGFSAGCIGTEEDTQVPNTGELYKASMYAEAIASVDNIQMDNPYYTYALNYKGESLNALSRYDEAIECYNEIIEIDPQNSEAWVNKGDSLLQLNEYDEADVCYNKSIEIDPEFDEAWSGKGCVLYYHDRYNESMDYFEKSIEYSNKTISSDPDNLEAWYNKGICYAYLGMNNETLECCEKVTEINPKFASAWEGKGYALSELGRYDEAIQCYDKAVDINPESAYAWESKGYTLTELERYDEAIECYDKAIELNQEDVYAWEGKGYALYKLDRYDEAIECYDKAIELEPEYAYSWGVKGYALDKLGRYDEAIECYDKALEIYPEFSGVWDANGDVLNELGRYDEAIECYNKAIELEPEFADAWEGKGDTLSELGRTDEANECYDKAEELRT